The Fragaria vesca subsp. vesca linkage group LG2, FraVesHawaii_1.0, whole genome shotgun sequence genome includes a window with the following:
- the LOC101307352 gene encoding uncharacterized protein LOC101307352 translates to MNVLASECSSGCESGWTLYLEQSFLSQHPSNGFCEEFKEKRISYSNEDEEEEEEEEEDQSMVSDASSGPPHFNEDEVYFDENNNGSFYPPSKDVPTLKFGGKKQKIKEKGRCGGQDQQQQQPSFLDDTASSPFFNISKNNFMVSSNQGSGDSVLDFSQGFSSTHFQGRSAYQDHYGFFQPTLPENQLQDQNQWFEGNEITRSSYHQ, encoded by the exons ATGAATGTGTTGGCCTCAGAATGCAGTAGTGGTTGTGAGTCTGGTTGGACTCTATACTTAGAGCAATCTTTTCTTTCTCAACATCCGAGTAATGGTTTTTGTGAGGAGTTTAAGGAAAAAAGAATTAGCTATAGTAATGAGGATGAAGAAGAAGAAGAAGAAGAAGAAGAAGACCAGTCAATGGTTTCTGATGCTTCTTCTGGGCCTCCTCATTTCAATGAAGATGAGGTTTACTTTGATGAAAACAATAATGGGAGCTTTTATCCTCCATCCAAAGATGTTCCAACATTGAAGTTTGGAGGAAAAAAGCAGAAGATCAAAGAAAAGGGTAGATGTGGTGGTCAAGATCAACAGCAACAGCAACCATCTTTTCTAGATGACACTGCTAGCTCCCCGTTCTTCAACATTTCCAAG AACAATTTCATGGTGTCCAGTAATCAAGGTTCAGGTGATAGTGTCCTGGATTTCTCACAAGGTTTCTCATCAACTCATTTTCAG GGGAGATCTGCATACCAAGACCATTATGGTTTCTTCCAACCTACTCTACCTGAGAATCAACTTCAGGATCAAAACCA GTGGTTTGAAGGGAATGAGATAACAAGATCTTCATATCATCAGTGA